Genomic segment of Kosmotoga arenicorallina S304:
CCACGAATATACGATGATTCCGTGCCTTTTTCAATGACCTGTTTTTCTTTTCTTTATTTTGTTAACTCGAAGTGCATAAGTTGAGCCCATTTATTTTTCATTATGTGCACCTGGAATTAATAATTTGTACCTATTAAACAAGATTGCTTAATTTTGCTTTTTTCATTTTTCTGGATTTTTGAATTTTTCTTGATACAAAGCGCTGCACATTTTTCTTGCTGCGATATAGGAGTTTTCAGCATCTTTTAGAATTATATATTCATCTTTTGAATGCGGATTTTGGTAACCAATGGATAGATTCACGCAGGATATATAATTCGATAAATAATCTGCATCAGAAAGAGAACCATGTTCCTCTTTGAATCCTGTTACTTCTGAAACAGCTTCTGAAAACTCTACTGTGCAATAGCTGTTTAACGATCCAATGAAGTGCTCCTTTCCCCTCCTGTCAAGCACAAGACCCCAGTTGCATTCGGCTACTTCTTTTGCTTTCTCGCTAAGAAAATACTGTATTCCTTCTCTTCCGCTTTCTTCTTGTACGGAAAATACAAAACTGCACTTATACTCTTTTAGAAGTTCAAGTAACATGTATACACCTAATTTGTCATCTGCGCCTATATTACCCTCCCCTTTGATAATTCCATAAGATTCTTTTATATTAGACAATTTGCCGATCTCATAATCTTCAGTTAGCGCATCCATATGCGCAGATAACAAAGGTGTATTGGGAATCAGTCTATAGATATTACCCATATAATCCTTATCATATGGAATGCCAAGTTCTTTTAAACTTCTCTCCACATATTCTTGCATTTCGCTTACTTCATATCTTTGGGCAGGTATCTTCAAGACCCTATAAGCTCATTTTTGTTAATCATTCTAACCCCTCCCTCTTTTTAAGAAGCTATCTCTCCCAATTTCCTGGATAAATTCATTACAGATTTGATTGAAACAAAGAAAAAAGATAACCAACGGCAAAAGGAACCCTATAACAGAAAATGTTCTCGCTAAACACATAGTGAGAATAAAAGAGTAAACAATCAACAAGAATTTGACAAAAACTGCAATATCACCTCCTTTCAACTGATAGATTTGGCAGTACTATTGATTTTCTATAAAGTCTTTTAACTTCTCGATAGTTCCTTCGGGATTAGTTATTACACCTTCTATCACTTCATAGCTTGCCTTTTTGTAAGTAAAAATAACCGAGAAAATAAGCGCTGCCAGTTTGTGATAAAGAGTTCCTTCGGAAGAATCTGTATCCCAACCCAGATATTTGCTGTAGTAAAGCTTGTTGGTTTTCATAGTAACGGCTGTGGTTGTATGTTCTCCAAAGGTAGCTTCTTCAATTTGAAAACTGTAAAAAATCGAACCGCTCAAAGCTTGATTTGGAGAAGTGGTCATAACAAGAATGCCACCTTCAAAGTCAGAAACAACAGGAACGGCACCCATCATCATGCCGGTTTGGGCAGCCACGGCAAAAACCAGCTCTTTTGTGGTGTCTACTGTGAAATATGAGATTCTGCTATTACTTTCTTCCCAATTTTCACCAAGAATTTTTTCAAGCAATTCAGTAGCTGAATCAGTTAAAAGCTCAGAAGTGCCGGATCCTATTTTTTCTCCCCCGAAAGCAATGATGGAAAGTAAAAGCACAATTACAAATACAACTTTTTTCATGTTATCCCTCCTCGATATTTAGCACAGGCTTATCCAGTCATTACCCATGCGCTTAATCTGAAACTTTTTATTTGGAACAAATTCGAATAGATCATTCAGGAATTTGTGTATAGAGCTGTAAAGGTTATTTATTTCTTTATCGGATCTTGAGGTTTCATCAAGTTGGATGTATATCTCAAAACCTTCGATAGTGTTTGGAAAGCTAAAGCGTATTTCATCTTTCTCAAAATCAAACCCTGTGTTATCTATTTCAGTAATTAGTCTCATGGTATTTGGAAAAAAAGTCACAATAGACAAAGGGCAAGAGAATACTATTACCATCTAAATCACCTCCCATCAAAACCTTCAAGTTATACATTTACACTTTTTAATTTGTGCTAGTTTTGTTCTCTTTGGATTTCAAATGATTGAAATGTATAATTTTGTTGAAGTTATAAGGAAGAGGGTGATTTGATGGTTAACAAGGTTGAATATTCAATAGAAGACATCTTCAAGGGTATCAAGCTATTTCTTGAAGATTATCTTGGAGATTCTGTGGATACCTCCGTTAAAAATGTTTTCAAAGTTGATGCTCCAGAAAATTCTGCAATTGTCAAATTGAACATTGTTTATAAATCCAAACCAATAGATATTGAGTTTTTGACAATATTGCCTGATAAGGAAGGTGCATATTTGATAGATGGGAAACAGCATTATTCCCCTCTGGTGCTTGTTGAAAAGCGAGAGTTTCTTAAGACCAAAAATACCGAAGCTAAAATCAGGCAAATAGATTTCGAGAATTTTTTCGTGGTTCCGGGTTATTTCCTTGAAAAGGCTCTGAAAATACTTAGGGCATTGAGAGGAAAAGAGGCTTTTATAAAAAACATGGCTCAAGTTACAACTGAAAAGAAAGCCGAAAAAGTTTTCGCTTCAAATCTTTCGGCAGTTCTTTCAAATACATATGTTGGGGCAAGGTTGTATGAATTGCTTGATGGCCGATGGATAAAGGTGCCAATATTGTTCCCCTTGAGCAATGATAACGAACTTCTCAGGCTTTCTGAATTGAGGAAGGTTGTCTATCACGGTTCTGAGGTAAGCGAAGAGTTTAGAATCCAGCATGAAAGCCATTTAGGAAGAGTAGATTTGCTTGAAACTCCAGAATCCGAAGCCATCGGTAGGGTATTGTATCTGGCAAGCGGCGCTCATTATGATGCAAAGAAATTGCAGATTATCCCTGCTAATACGAAAAAAGTAGAAGATATCCTCAGCCCATCTACAAGGAGTGTGCCGTTTTTTAACCACTCAGATTCTACAAGGACCATGATGGGCGGTAAAAACCTGAAACAAGCTGTCAAAGTCTCTGGAGCTGAAGAACCAATAATAAAGACCGGAATTGAAAAAGAAGTCGACATGAGAGTCGGAGTGAATGCATTTGTTGGATATTCTCTTTATTATGGGCTCAATTATGAAGACGGGATAATCGTTTCAGATAAATTTGCCGAGAAAATGAGCATAGAGAGAGTGGAGACCTTTTCCTTTGATGAATATATTCCGATACCAGGGGACATTAAAATTACTAAAAATGACAACACGCTTACTCTGTCTTCAGGAGAAATATTGGTGAAATATAAATTCCCCAATATTGGGACGAAACTTGTTTTTGGAGATAAAGTTTGTGAGAGAAAAGTTTACTTAGTAAAGAACAAAAAGCCTGAGATTATAAAAGATCTCACATTTGAATGTAAATACAAGGATCGATATCCTGCCATAATGTCAGAAAGCCCTACTGAAGATTGGCTTTCATTAAAGGAATTACGCAAATGGACTACCGTGAAGCTAAAAAATGAAAAAGAGGAAATAGAACTTAACAACAGTAAATTTGAATTAAAAATTCCTCTGAAAGTGCACAAACCTCTCGAAGTTGGAGACAAGATAACAGGAAGGCATGGAAATAAAGGGACAATTTCCAGGATACTTCCCGAATCCGAAATGCCGTATGTAGAAATAAGCGGCAAAAAACGCCATTTGGAGATGATTCTTAGCCCTTTAGGCATAATAACGAGGATGAATTTGGGCCAGCTTCTGGAAACTCAGGGATCTTTAGCCGGAATAAAAGATGGCTCTCCTGAAAAGGTAAATATCGATGCAATTTTGAAAGCATTGAAAAAGCTGGGATCAGACGATTTTGGGAGGTTTGAGCTGCATTTGGGAAATTCTAAATTCCCGGCAGCTGTGGGTTACCAGTATTTCGTACGGTTAAATCACAACGTCAGAGATAAGCTTCATGTCGTATCGAAGGCAAAGGTGTCTAGTTACAGTTACCAGCCGCTTAAAGGCAAGAAAAAAATGGGCGGGCAAAGGATAGGAGAAATGGAATTCTGGACACTTTTTGATCACAACAGCCCGAAAGTTATTGAGCTATTTTCAAAAACAAACCTCAAGAACTGGAAAGACAGCAAAAAGTATATAAATAATTTCAACTTTTTACTCAGTGCGCTGGAAGGCATAAAACTCGAAAAAGAAAGAGATATTAATGGACTTAAGTTAAAAGTAACAGCTGGATACTCATTGACTAACTTGAAAGCTCAGGAAGAAAAGCTTTCGAAGGAAATTTCTCCAGTGTTGTTTGAAAAAGTTCAGAGCTTGTTGAAATTAAAAAGGCTAAAAACAGGGCCAAAAGACAAAAAGGATTATTTTAAGAAAGCAATCAAGGACTTACTTGCCTCAAAAGATGGCTATATCAGAAAGCATATGTTAGGAAGGCGAATTCACTATTCTGGAAGAGCAACGATTGTTCCCGCAACTGATATTGATGTAGATCATGTATATTTACCGGTGGATTTTGCCTTAGAATGGTTCAGCAAATTGAGGCCCAAATCATACAGTAAAAGGGATATTTTGGAAGGTAATCTTGATGCCCGGAAGTCTTTTGCTAAAGCGGTTAATGATTACGTTGAATCAGAAGATATCTATATACTTTTAAATCGTCAGCCCTCTCTTCATATGCACAGCATACAATCATCTCGCCCTGTATTTTGGGAGCATTATGCAATTGGTTTGCCTATAATGCTTTGCGAGGGTTTTGGAGCAGATTTTGATGGAGATACAATGGCTGTATATTATCCTGTTGAGCAAAGGAAGTTAAAGGACGAACTGGAAAAAATGCTTCCCTCAAATCACCCCTTCAGGATAGGCAATGGTGAATTGATATTTTCATGCGAACAGGACGTGGTTTATGGCCACTATGTATTAACCGAAAAACGTGAAACCAAAAAAGAAGCGAAGCATTCGTTGGTAAATGCAGTCATGAAATCCAGACAGAAAGAACTGCCAAAAACGCTTTTGGATTGGCAAACGCAAAGATTAAACGCGGCAACAGAAGGTGGTTTGAGTCTCTCTTTTTTTGAAGCTGCAAAAGGCATTGGATACATGAGAGAAATAATAGAATCCCAGGCCAGAGGCAAGAAAGAAAACTTCGAACAGATTTTCGGTTCATTAAAAATCGCGGGAAAGTATCTTGGCAATTTTGCAAAAGGGATACCCATCCGGTCCTATTTTGGATTGAAGAATACACCTTTCGAGAATTCGATAGCCGTCCGCGGGAGAAAGTCGATGCTGGACAAGAAGTTGCACGTTGCAGGTGCTGGCTATTTTACTCGAAAAATGGTAGAATTTCTCTATCCTGTGAGAATAACCTTAGATGATTGTGGAACATCGCACGGGATTGAAATCAGCCGGGAATTTGTAAAGCAACTTGAGCAAAACGGCTACTCTCTCGAGCGGCTTATTTTGGGAAGATACGTCAGGTTACCAGATGAAAAGAATTGGCAACTCATAACAAGAGAAAACATAAGCGAGCTGGAAAACAAAGATTTTGTTTTGAGAAGCCCGGTATTCTGTAAAGAAGAGAATGGAATTTGTTCGAAATGCGCAGGAACTGAACTTTCCACGAAATTCCTGCCTTATTCAGCTGGCGAATATATAGGTGTCAAGGCAGGCCATAGTATAGGCGAAAGAGGAACACAGCTTTCTATGAAGACTTTTCAGCTTGGCATTACCGATTTCAAG
This window contains:
- a CDS encoding zinc-binding metallopeptidase family protein, with the protein product MQEYVERSLKELGIPYDKDYMGNIYRLIPNTPLLSAHMDALTEDYEIGKLSNIKESYGIIKGEGNIGADDKLGVYMLLELLKEYKCSFVFSVQEESGREGIQYFLSEKAKEVAECNWGLVLDRRGKEHFIGSLNSYCTVEFSEAVSEVTGFKEEHGSLSDADYLSNYISCVNLSIGYQNPHSKDEYIILKDAENSYIAARKMCSALYQEKFKNPEK